A genomic region of Streptococcus suis contains the following coding sequences:
- a CDS encoding SP_1767 family glycosyltransferase yields MKKLEDIRVLPILESLEFIQENNASVVRFGDGEIDLILGHSIPYQAYDKELAGALKAILQMPSNEQLLVCLPDVFQNLERYNSNARYFWSKHFEQYRAFYEEECQSEWYGSTFLSRPYIDLVDKSHSDRYFAAIKKLWSGRDILIVEGETSRSGMGNDLFEQANSVSRIICPSKNAFSSYDRIISSILRHAEGRLVILMLGPTAKLLSYDLTKRGYQAIDLGHIDSEYEWFQMKAESKVKLEHKHTAEFNYDENIAEVVDEEYINQVLEWVDVPAKSLIHKEEEVMDQSLISVIVPVYNVKPYLARCLDSLLKQTHTNFELLLVNDGSKDGSAFILEEYAKKDSRIRVIHQENMGVSAARNRAIDEAKGSYITFIDSDDFVEDFYLEHLYQAAVASGSDIAATNFSSFNEERQSFLFYHTKESYFQKVYSVQEWMDLEGDMKNNMHLAFTFSPLKLFKRELFGDIRYPVGRLREDDATIYKLYLKANQIHFTNEGTYYYSQRAEGLSRTAMHDDIATMVSNAEERISLMVALGYNPAAQITSYVERLKKCRGDALYAGQINLYRTICSKIDLYEGYQKREG; encoded by the coding sequence ATGAAAAAATTAGAAGATATTCGGGTGTTGCCCATTTTAGAAAGCCTTGAGTTTATTCAAGAAAATAATGCTTCAGTTGTCCGATTCGGTGATGGTGAAATCGATCTAATTCTAGGGCATAGTATTCCTTATCAGGCTTATGATAAAGAACTGGCTGGAGCATTGAAAGCAATTTTACAGATGCCTAGTAATGAACAGCTGTTGGTGTGCCTACCAGATGTTTTTCAGAATCTTGAGCGCTACAATAGCAATGCTCGTTATTTCTGGAGTAAGCATTTTGAACAGTACCGTGCTTTTTACGAAGAAGAATGCCAATCAGAGTGGTATGGTTCGACGTTCCTGTCTCGGCCTTATATTGATCTAGTTGATAAGAGTCACTCTGATAGGTATTTTGCGGCAATCAAAAAATTATGGTCAGGTCGTGATATTCTAATTGTTGAAGGAGAAACATCACGTTCTGGTATGGGAAATGATTTGTTTGAGCAAGCCAATTCTGTTTCACGGATTATTTGCCCGTCAAAAAATGCCTTCTCATCGTATGATCGAATTATTTCCTCTATATTACGTCATGCTGAGGGACGGTTGGTCATCTTGATGTTGGGACCGACTGCTAAACTGCTTTCTTATGATTTGACAAAGCGTGGTTATCAAGCGATAGATTTAGGTCATATTGATTCAGAATATGAATGGTTCCAGATGAAGGCGGAGTCTAAAGTCAAATTGGAACACAAACATACAGCTGAGTTTAATTATGATGAAAATATTGCGGAAGTAGTCGATGAGGAGTATATCAATCAAGTTTTGGAATGGGTTGATGTCCCAGCTAAGTCGTTGATTCATAAAGAGGAGGAAGTAATGGATCAAAGTTTAATCAGCGTGATTGTACCGGTATATAATGTAAAACCATATTTGGCACGTTGTCTCGATTCGCTTCTGAAGCAAACACATACCAATTTTGAACTTCTGTTGGTGAATGATGGCTCGAAGGATGGTTCGGCTTTTATTTTAGAGGAATATGCTAAGAAAGATAGCCGTATTCGTGTGATACATCAAGAGAATATGGGGGTATCTGCTGCTAGGAATCGTGCGATTGATGAAGCAAAAGGCTCTTATATCACCTTTATTGATTCGGATGATTTTGTAGAGGATTTTTACTTAGAGCATCTCTATCAGGCGGCGGTTGCATCGGGTTCTGATATTGCAGCGACAAACTTTTCTTCATTTAATGAAGAAAGACAGAGTTTTCTTTTTTATCATACAAAAGAATCCTACTTCCAGAAAGTGTACTCGGTGCAAGAATGGATGGACTTGGAAGGTGATATGAAAAATAATATGCACCTGGCATTCACTTTTTCACCTTTGAAGTTGTTTAAGCGAGAGTTATTCGGGGATATTCGCTATCCTGTAGGTCGCCTGCGCGAAGACGATGCAACAATTTACAAGTTATACTTGAAAGCTAACCAAATTCATTTTACTAATGAAGGAACTTATTACTATTCTCAGCGTGCGGAGGGATTGTCTAGAACAGCCATGCATGATGATATCGCAACAATGGTTTCCAATGCAGAGGAGCGGATTTCTTTGATGGTTGCACTTGGTTACAATCCGGCCGCACAGATTACATCCTATGTTGAGCGTTTGAAAAAATGTCGTGGTGATGCCCTCTATGCAGGTCAAATTAATCTCTATCGTACAATCTGTTCAAAAATTGATTTGTATGAAGGTTATCAAAAGAGGGAGGGCTAG
- a CDS encoding sugar transferase: MRVYITNLNGHAASSTAQICQNMVTDIATSLGYREMAIHAYRMDADTPEELSKRLDGIVAGLRHGDVVIFQTPTWNTTAFDEKVMAKLRAYQIKIVIFIHDVVPLMFAGNYYLMDRTIAYYNQADVVVAPSQQMIDNLRRHGLTVEKTIVQGMWDHPTNVPQLPAIFKKEIHFPGSPERFSFVKSWDYDVQLNLYARQEVELPANVKHFTYRPDEQLLIEMSEGGFGLVWMDDHDKEYQKLYCPYKLGAFVAAGIPVIVQRGLANQEIVEKNGLGMVVDSLEEAVARIETMSVEEYQGMVARVRSFSSLVRQGFFTRKLLTEAVFEAVCK; this comes from the coding sequence ATGCGTGTATATATTACAAATTTGAATGGACATGCGGCTTCTAGTACCGCACAAATCTGTCAGAATATGGTAACGGATATTGCGACATCGCTAGGCTATCGTGAAATGGCTATCCATGCTTATCGCATGGATGCAGACACACCAGAGGAACTGAGTAAGCGTTTGGATGGGATTGTTGCAGGTCTTAGACACGGGGATGTGGTCATTTTTCAAACGCCGACTTGGAATACAACGGCTTTTGACGAAAAGGTAATGGCCAAATTGCGTGCATATCAGATTAAAATAGTCATCTTCATTCATGATGTTGTTCCGTTGATGTTTGCTGGAAATTACTATTTGATGGACCGTACAATTGCATATTATAATCAAGCGGATGTTGTAGTAGCTCCGAGCCAACAAATGATTGATAATTTAAGACGTCATGGTCTAACTGTAGAAAAAACAATTGTACAGGGAATGTGGGATCATCCAACCAATGTTCCGCAGTTACCAGCAATTTTCAAAAAAGAAATCCATTTTCCAGGTTCCCCAGAACGATTTAGTTTTGTGAAATCTTGGGATTATGACGTTCAATTGAACTTGTATGCACGTCAGGAAGTAGAGTTGCCTGCAAATGTGAAGCATTTTACCTATCGACCAGATGAGCAATTGTTGATTGAAATGTCAGAAGGTGGATTTGGGCTGGTTTGGATGGATGATCACGATAAAGAGTATCAAAAATTATACTGTCCTTATAAATTAGGTGCGTTTGTTGCTGCAGGGATTCCTGTTATTGTTCAGCGTGGTTTAGCCAATCAAGAAATTGTAGAAAAAAATGGCTTGGGTATGGTTGTAGATAGTCTAGAGGAAGCTGTTGCTCGAATCGAGACTATGTCTGTCGAAGAATATCAAGGAATGGTAGCGAGGGTCCGCTCATTTAGCTCTTTGGTTCGACAAGGCTTCTTTACAAGAAAATTGTTGACAGAAGCGGTGTTTGAAGCGGTATGTAAGTAG
- a CDS encoding glycosyltransferase family 2 protein produces the protein MEKVSVIVPVYNGEKHLRQCVESIMAQDYKNLEILLINDGSKDGSALICEQLKHQDSRVRVIHKRQNEGLGAARNTSIDVATGEYIVFVDADDWIDPNHVSDLYDLMQRTGSDVAISNFTQYYEDTGRYNLHIGPEDYYEAVYSPEEWFNYQYGVGHNISLCFTVPWSKMYRKSLFEYILYPTDGFGEDDRTTWKTYLAANKIAYMHRSSLIYRVNEGSMTQTADQATIFSTIPVAERLEVLGLLGFDLSKEIAAFKWRSQLNRDSKLRRGDVVAYKNLEYRIRLLEKYGKK, from the coding sequence ATGGAAAAAGTCAGTGTAATCGTACCTGTTTACAATGGAGAGAAACATCTGAGACAGTGTGTAGAGTCAATTATGGCTCAAGATTATAAAAATTTAGAGATATTATTGATAAATGATGGTTCCAAAGATGGTTCTGCGCTTATTTGTGAACAGTTAAAGCATCAGGATAGTCGAGTGAGGGTTATTCATAAGCGACAAAATGAAGGTCTCGGTGCTGCTAGAAATACATCGATTGATGTTGCCACAGGAGAGTACATCGTGTTTGTGGATGCAGATGACTGGATAGATCCAAATCATGTTAGCGACCTATATGACTTGATGCAACGGACAGGTAGCGATGTGGCTATTTCAAATTTCACCCAATACTATGAGGATACTGGACGTTATAACCTTCATATTGGACCAGAAGATTACTATGAGGCAGTATATAGCCCAGAGGAATGGTTTAACTATCAATACGGAGTTGGTCACAATATCAGTCTTTGCTTCACTGTTCCGTGGTCAAAAATGTATAGAAAATCCTTGTTTGAATATATATTGTATCCGACAGATGGTTTTGGTGAAGATGATCGTACAACCTGGAAAACCTATCTCGCTGCCAATAAAATTGCATACATGCATCGCTCAAGTCTAATTTATCGTGTCAATGAAGGTTCTATGACACAAACTGCGGATCAAGCCACAATTTTTTCAACTATACCTGTTGCAGAACGCTTGGAAGTTTTGGGGCTTCTTGGTTTTGATTTGTCCAAAGAAATTGCGGCTTTTAAGTGGAGGTCTCAGTTAAATCGCGATAGCAAATTGCGAAGAGGTGATGTAGTAGCCTATAAAAACTTAGAGTATCGAATCCGACTATTAGAAAAATATGGTAAAAAATAA
- a CDS encoding polysaccharide pyruvyl transferase family protein produces MTKFALLCYSTGNIGDEIQSVAAERFLPQVDYYLNRDYLHDFIADSTDEEIKLIMNGWYSHHPQNFPLKHPQIHPLLISMYIDGPVQPIFSSKENVEFFRKFGPVGARSYGTKEFFEKIGVETYWSGCLTLTLQREKDVPKQDFILAVDVSNEVYEKMKSESKLPVVRLMVDVAHIYMSTERRMKLAKYYLYLYQSARLVVTTRLHGTLPSLALGTPVLNISLPGYEEGRFSGLRELVHSMTEEEFLAGAYDVNRPKENPDTFLPIRESLIRICREYTGFCSGQGYLNGQPVVDFLSDPDLIQSFATGLWSAHLEHGIYR; encoded by the coding sequence ATGACAAAATTTGCTTTATTATGTTATAGTACTGGAAATATTGGTGATGAAATACAGTCGGTTGCAGCCGAGCGTTTTCTACCACAGGTAGACTACTATCTGAATCGTGATTATCTTCATGATTTTATTGCCGACTCTACTGACGAAGAGATAAAGCTAATTATGAATGGTTGGTACAGTCATCATCCACAAAATTTTCCTTTGAAACATCCTCAGATTCATCCTCTGTTGATTTCTATGTATATTGATGGTCCGGTTCAGCCTATTTTTTCTTCGAAAGAAAATGTGGAGTTCTTCCGAAAATTTGGTCCGGTAGGAGCGAGAAGTTATGGGACTAAGGAGTTTTTTGAAAAAATAGGAGTCGAAACTTACTGGTCGGGTTGTTTAACATTGACTCTTCAACGTGAGAAGGATGTTCCGAAACAAGACTTTATATTGGCTGTAGATGTATCGAACGAAGTTTACGAAAAAATGAAGTCGGAGTCAAAATTGCCAGTAGTACGATTGATGGTAGACGTAGCGCATATCTATATGTCCACAGAACGTCGTATGAAATTGGCGAAGTATTATTTATATTTATATCAGTCGGCAAGATTGGTTGTTACAACTCGTTTGCATGGAACGCTTCCTAGTTTAGCATTGGGAACACCTGTATTAAATATTTCTTTACCTGGCTATGAAGAAGGTCGCTTTAGCGGTCTCAGAGAATTAGTGCATTCTATGACAGAGGAAGAATTTTTAGCTGGAGCTTATGATGTCAATCGTCCGAAAGAAAATCCTGATACTTTTCTGCCAATCAGAGAATCGTTGATAAGGATATGTCGAGAGTATACAGGCTTTTGTTCGGGACAGGGGTATTTAAACGGACAACCAGTAGTTGATTTTTTAAGTGACCCGGATTTGATACAATCATTTGCGACAGGTTTGTGGTCTGCTCATCTAGAACACGGAATTTATCGCTAA
- a CDS encoding glycosyltransferase — MNKETKAIVLAGDYGYIRYIEATIKSICYHNANVKIYLFNQDIPQEWFIYIRRRMRETGSQLIDVKLIGTGVELGWTLPKNGPHINYMTYARFFIPKFVEEDKVLYLDSDLVVTRSLDGLFAKDIEDYYLAAAKIGYGLEERFNAGVLLINNRRWKDEQIMERLLEVVSQEHQNLTEADQSVLNMVIKDRYLLLEDTYNFQIGTDKLLEQFGYKFIFDIPLDPLPAIIHYVSPVKPWLTYSTSRLREVWWRYSQLEWADILHHHSQLTISAEKNLLTIFEFPKLEQIESLVQLLPHCNFHIMAFTDIVPELKRLASYENVKLYPHVMHYTADRWIDNCDMYLDINHGSKFRDILQMLVDRNKPLLTFTATKTDGFEEAVFDTAEEMAEFIMKN; from the coding sequence ATGAATAAGGAAACAAAGGCAATTGTATTGGCAGGAGATTATGGCTATATTCGCTACATCGAGGCAACTATTAAATCAATTTGTTATCATAATGCCAATGTAAAAATTTATCTATTTAACCAGGACATCCCTCAAGAATGGTTTATTTATATCAGAAGACGAATGCGAGAAACTGGAAGTCAGCTAATTGATGTAAAACTTATCGGTACCGGAGTGGAGCTTGGTTGGACATTGCCTAAGAATGGACCTCATATAAATTATATGACGTATGCTCGTTTCTTTATTCCGAAATTTGTTGAAGAAGACAAGGTTCTGTATCTGGATAGTGACTTAGTAGTGACGAGATCATTGGATGGATTATTTGCTAAAGATATTGAAGATTATTATCTTGCTGCTGCAAAGATTGGCTATGGTCTAGAAGAGAGGTTCAATGCAGGAGTTCTGTTGATTAATAACAGACGTTGGAAAGATGAACAAATTATGGAACGCCTGTTGGAGGTAGTAAGTCAAGAACATCAAAACTTGACAGAAGCGGATCAATCTGTCTTGAATATGGTCATTAAAGATCGTTATCTTCTGCTTGAAGATACCTACAATTTCCAAATTGGGACAGATAAATTATTAGAGCAATTTGGCTATAAATTTATTTTTGATATTCCACTTGATCCACTCCCAGCGATTATTCACTATGTTTCACCGGTAAAACCATGGTTGACATATTCAACGAGTCGTTTGAGAGAAGTTTGGTGGCGTTACTCGCAACTAGAATGGGCCGATATTTTACATCATCATTCCCAGTTGACGATTTCTGCTGAAAAGAATTTGTTGACTATTTTTGAATTTCCAAAATTGGAGCAGATCGAAAGTTTGGTGCAGTTATTGCCACATTGTAACTTTCACATTATGGCGTTTACAGACATCGTTCCAGAATTGAAGCGATTAGCAAGCTATGAAAATGTTAAGCTCTATCCACATGTTATGCACTATACAGCGGATCGTTGGATTGATAACTGCGATATGTATTTGGATATTAATCATGGTTCAAAATTTAGGGATATTTTGCAAATGCTTGTAGATCGAAATAAACCTCTATTGACATTCACTGCGACAAAAACAGATGGTTTTGAAGAAGCTGTTTTTGATACGGCAGAAGAAATGGCAGAATTCATAATGAAAAATTAA
- a CDS encoding pyridoxamine 5'-phosphate oxidase family protein, with translation MKTKEIMGILEEMKLGIFATVDEAGNPHARPIHITAANEDGIFFMTGSETHFYRQLIEDGRVALSALSEEEYLIQVIRIEGKARLASQELLDKVFSDNDYIQHVYKDEESQKTMRIFQIYEGDGFYHSLTQGHRYLFSIGGNNEGQARSL, from the coding sequence ATGAAGACGAAAGAAATCATGGGAATTTTGGAAGAGATGAAATTGGGGATTTTTGCGACAGTAGATGAAGCAGGAAATCCCCACGCTCGACCTATTCATATTACTGCTGCGAATGAAGATGGTATCTTCTTTATGACTGGTTCTGAGACTCATTTTTATAGACAGTTAATAGAAGATGGTCGCGTGGCATTGTCGGCCTTGTCTGAAGAAGAGTATCTCATTCAGGTTATTCGGATTGAGGGAAAGGCAAGACTGGCAAGTCAAGAACTGCTGGACAAGGTGTTTTCGGATAATGACTATATTCAACATGTCTATAAAGACGAAGAAAGTCAAAAGACTATGAGGATTTTTCAAATTTATGAAGGAGATGGGTTTTATCATAGTCTAACTCAAGGACATCGCTACTTATTTTCTATTGGAGGCAACAACGAAGGACAAGCAAGAAGTTTATAG